CCACCAACCATAGCTCCGCTAGTTTTTGCACCAACAGCACCACCAGTTGTTCGTTTCAAACTGATAAGGGTGTTTTCAGCGTAAATAGCTTTTTGAAGTGAACCAGTTGGAGCACCAGTTCCGCTCAATTGTGGGTTTCTAGAATCTAGACCATCTTTTGTAATGGTTCCGCCGAGTTGTGCAAGGTCGAATTGCATACCAAGACCGACCATAAAATAAGAACGAGGACCAGATTGTGCGCTAAGGCTGCCAGCCAAGCACATAAGTAAGAACCCCATCATTCCAAAGCGTAGAGATTTCAGCATTTGATGATTACTCCTTAGTGAGTGTTTCCTGAATTTTTTTCATTCCTGCGGACAAACGAATACTGTGAGCAGTCGTTCATACCGACAATTGCAATGAAACTAGTGCTTCTCATAAGATTTGTCAAATAAAATTGTTAAATCTTCACGAAAATTGTGTTAAATGTGGAATTTCGAATGAGTCTAACCCGGTCTAAACAACTTTTCCTTATTTGCAGATTCCTTTGGCTTTTTGTTCTTTTTTCTACCAATATTACCGCGAAAGAAAGAAAGGTCATACGTTTTTCAGGCGAATTGTTGAGTTGGGAATCAGAAGGTGAGAACTCACATTTTGTCTTTTTAGATGCCACCAACTTACGGGAACGAACCATCTATTGTGATCCCGATACCATGTCCCTCAGTTTTGGGAATAAACAAAAAGGGAACCTTCATGTCGAAGGGAAAGCGACACAAAGTTCACCCACTTCCGATACTTGGCTCTGTGTTGGCAAACCACATGTGTTCCAAAAGTACCAAGTGAATTCTCCCAGTCGTACCTCCCAAACCAAAACCATCCAGGGCCAAGTGGTAGAGGCTGATCCAACCACAGGGCAAATTGTATATCTCGTCAGAGGAAGGAGGTTTTACCTCACCATCAGTCCCACAGAAGCAAAGGAAATGGCAGATGCTCTTTCCCAATTGAAAACCGTCTCCATCGATGGGGAATTCAGGTATGACAGGATCAAACGTTATTATGTAAAAGATTGATGAATTTTTGTTCGCAAGCCTGGCATGGTTCTTTGGAATGGATTTGATGCAGGCTTTTTTGGTTTTAGCAAACGGAACGGTCATGAAAGGCCGATCCTTCGGTGCAAATAAGAATTCGATCGGCGAGGTAGTTTTTAATACCTCTATGGCGGGCTATCAGGAAATTTTAACTGACCCTTCCTACAAAGGTCAACTTGTCACACTTACCTACCCAATGATTGGGAACTATGGAATTAACCCAGATGATATGGAATCAGATCGAATCCAGGCTTCTGGTCTCATTGTCAAAGAGTATGTCAAACGACCTTCCAATTTCCAATCCAAAGAAACACTTAGTGATTTTTTAATTCGATTTGGAGTGCCTGCCATCGAAGGGATCGACACCCGCAAACTAACACGCATTATTCGAAATGCTGGAGCCATGAACTGTGGTATCTTTATCGCCGAAACATATGAAGATTCCTTTTTAGAAGCTGTCAAAAATGCTCCGAGTATGGAAGGCCAAGACCTCGCCCAAGTGGTCACTTGTGAAAAACCTTATGTTTTTGGTGCTCATTCTCCAAGCAAATTCAAACTAGCTGTTTATGATTTTGGCATCAAACGTAACATCTTACGTTTACTCGATTCTGCTGGATTTAATGTACATGTTTTCCCTGCTAAAACAAAAGCTGAGGATTTATTAAAAGAAGGATTTGATGCTTTCTTTTTATCCAATGGCCCTGGGGATCCTGCTCCACTCGATTATGCAATCCAATCAGCAAAAACGATTATGGATGCCAAAAAACCATTGTTTGGGATTTGTCTTGGCCACCAAATCATAGGCCTTGCTCTTGGGAAAAAGACCTCCAAACTCAAGTTTGGTCATCGAGGTGGGAATCACCCTGTGCGAAATGAAGAAACAGGAAAAATTGAAATCACTTCCCAAAACCATGGCTTTCATGTGTTAGGTGAATCTTCGGCAGATATGCCCATCACTCGGATCAATCTTTTTGACAATACTGTAGCTGGACTCAAAACAAAAGGTTTGCCTGTGATGGCGGTACAATACCACCCAGAAGCATGTCCAGGTCCCCATGATTCCGCCTACCATTTCCAAGAATTTTATACTATGGTAGAAACCTCAAAATCCTAAACTTTGGTAAATTGAGGGGGCACTATGTCATACAAAGAAGATAAAAATTTCTGGGGGATTCCTTACGGAACTGAAATCTCCGCGGAAGCGTTCGTAAAAGATATTTGGGATCCAAGCACAGAAGAAATTCTCACTCCAAAACAATTCCTTGGAATTGGTTGGGGGATCAACTTACATGCCCTTGGCAGACGAGTTGGTGTGATCAAGTAAGGTTTTTTTTAACAAGTTTCCAAAAGCATCTCTTCCTTTCTGGTTGAGGTGCGTTAAATCCGCAAAGTATCCATAGTCTTTTAAAAAACTAGATCTAAAATCATAAACGAATCTTCGATTTTGGAATTGAGTTCTTTCCATCCATTCAATGAATGAATCCGTAACTCCATATGCATTTTTTTCTTTCAAATCCATTTCCATTTGGGGTGAAAAAGGAATTCTAAGAATGACTACATCTAACTTTTGTTTATTCCATTCTTGCAACGTTCTGACCCACAATTGAATCGATAACTCTCTTTTCCCAGAAAGGATTGTTGTATCCAAATTTGGGAATTTGTCACCTTCCTTTAAAATTGGATCTTCACTGATCGATTTCCATATCCAAGCACCACTTGTGAGTCTCATACTCTTTTGAATCGCATCAAACTCTAACCTTCTCCTTGTTAAATCTTCCTTCACAATTGGATCATAGAAAATACGATTTGTATTGGAACTAAGTCCAAAATAGGGGAACAAATTGATGACAAACTTCCAACTTAGATCCGCTAGATTACTAAAATAAGCCTTCCTTAGCAAAGGCTCAGTTATATGGTGGAATTCAAAATCACCGAATGAATAATACAATTGTTTGTGTGCATCTGTGATGGAATTTTTACTTGTATTAAGAGGAGAGATGTTTACATAGACTTTCCTTAGATTGGGAAGTGCATTCGTCAAACAAAGAGTATCAGACAAAATACCTTCTGGTTGTTGGCTTGGTCTTGGTAGGAATAAAACCTCGTCCAAGTTCACAGATTCAATCTCTGCAATTGTTTCTGGTAAGATCCCACTGACGATCTGACTATCACCTAAAACTAAGATTTTTGCTTTCGGATTCCATTTACGATCTTTTGCAAAAAACCAGTAGATGGAAGTTGTATCACAATATGGAACTAAATACTCCCATGTACAATACATGAATAATGAAATACCAAAAAAGAGAAGGACTAAAAATCGCAGTTTCATTGGATCAATTTCTAAAAAGTGTAATACAATTCGCTTAAAATTGAAAATAGAAAAAATCTTCTTTTGCAAATGGTGAAACTAACGAAAACCAAAAAAATCCAACCACAAACAAACAAACAAATATATAAGGTTTTTCATTCACAAAAAAGCTAGGTCTTTCCGTTTCCTTCCACTCTTGCCAAATATCAAATAAAACCAATGGTAAGATGATCAAAAATAGGGAATAAGGAATGTAGGAAAGACTTGGTATGTGTTGTAAGTTTTTAACAATGAGTAGAGACTCAGAAGGAGAATTGATACGAAACAAAAGAAGACCCAATGAAAAACTATAAAAAGTTAAGAGAATTCCCAAAACTTTTATAAAAGGATTTTGGAATTGAGTGAAACCAATATGTTTCAAAATTCGATACAAGATCAGACATATTCCTAAATACAAACCCCATATGATAAAACCGTATCCAGCTCCATGCCAGATACCAGTAAGAAACCAAACTAATAATAAATTAAAATTCTCCCTAAGAAATCCATGTCGATTTCCACCTAACTTAATGTATACATAATCACGCAACCATGTTGAAAGAGAAATATGCCACTTTGACCAAAATTCAGATGGGTTGGAAGAAAAAAATGGTCTTTTAAAATTGTTCATGAGTTCAAAACCCAACATCTCTGCAAGACCCATGGCACATAACGAATATCCAAAAAAATCTGCGTAAACTTGGAATGCAATGCTTGGTGCGACAATCCATAAGATGCCAGGTTCTAAAGAATCAAACGAATTTGCTACAATTCCTACATAACGAGACAAAGGATCAGCAATACTCGATTTGATAAATACTCCGAAACAAAATAGAGAAAGACCATTCCAAATTTTTTCTTTTGAAATCAATCTTACAGATTCAAATTGAGGGATTAAATTGCCTGGTCTTTCAATTGGTCCAAGCAACAATAAAGGAAAAAATAAATCATATAAAACGAATGTGAAAAAGTTTTTACATACCTTGATTCTGTTATCATATACCTCAATCAAATAACTGATGTTATGAAAGGTATAAAAAGAAATCCCAATTGGTAATAGTAGATTTGGTTTCCAAAGAGGTGATTGCCCTCCAAGTTCAATTTTCAAATCAGAATAGATTCCCCATACAAACAAAAAATACTTAAAAACTCCCAAATATAGAACATTGACTATAATTCCAAATACAAAGATTCGTTTACGAAGTTTCGAATCATTTGAATCAATGAGAATACCCATTAAAAAATTAAATATGATAGATGTGATCAGTAAAAGTGTTCCAACAATTCCCCATTGCGAATAAAAGTACAATCCAAAAAGGATTAATAATGTTTTGCGAATCGTGAAGGTGGAGTAAAAATAAATGATGTAAAAAAGAGAAAAGTGTAAAACGAAAGTGAGTGAGTTAAATAACACAAAGGTAAATTATGCTTCCTCTACCATTTCCAAAAAT
The sequence above is a segment of the Leptospira levettii genome. Coding sequences within it:
- the carA gene encoding glutamine-hydrolyzing carbamoyl-phosphate synthase small subunit, whose translation is MQAFLVLANGTVMKGRSFGANKNSIGEVVFNTSMAGYQEILTDPSYKGQLVTLTYPMIGNYGINPDDMESDRIQASGLIVKEYVKRPSNFQSKETLSDFLIRFGVPAIEGIDTRKLTRIIRNAGAMNCGIFIAETYEDSFLEAVKNAPSMEGQDLAQVVTCEKPYVFGAHSPSKFKLAVYDFGIKRNILRLLDSAGFNVHVFPAKTKAEDLLKEGFDAFFLSNGPGDPAPLDYAIQSAKTIMDAKKPLFGICLGHQIIGLALGKKTSKLKFGHRGGNHPVRNEETGKIEITSQNHGFHVLGESSADMPITRINLFDNTVAGLKTKGLPVMAVQYHPEACPGPHDSAYHFQEFYTMVETSKS
- a CDS encoding DUF5808 domain-containing protein, which translates into the protein MSYKEDKNFWGIPYGTEISAEAFVKDIWDPSTEEILTPKQFLGIGWGINLHALGRRVGVIK
- a CDS encoding MBOAT family O-acyltransferase; the encoded protein is MLFNSLTFVLHFSLFYIIYFYSTFTIRKTLLILFGLYFYSQWGIVGTLLLITSIIFNFLMGILIDSNDSKLRKRIFVFGIIVNVLYLGVFKYFLFVWGIYSDLKIELGGQSPLWKPNLLLPIGISFYTFHNISYLIEVYDNRIKVCKNFFTFVLYDLFFPLLLLGPIERPGNLIPQFESVRLISKEKIWNGLSLFCFGVFIKSSIADPLSRYVGIVANSFDSLEPGILWIVAPSIAFQVYADFFGYSLCAMGLAEMLGFELMNNFKRPFFSSNPSEFWSKWHISLSTWLRDYVYIKLGGNRHGFLRENFNLLLVWFLTGIWHGAGYGFIIWGLYLGICLILYRILKHIGFTQFQNPFIKVLGILLTFYSFSLGLLLFRINSPSESLLIVKNLQHIPSLSYIPYSLFLIILPLVLFDIWQEWKETERPSFFVNEKPYIFVCLFVVGFFWFSLVSPFAKEDFFYFQF